One Pichia kudriavzevii chromosome 3, complete sequence genomic window carries:
- a CDS encoding uncharacterized protein (PKUD0C01580; similar to Saccharomyces cerevisiae YDR325W (YCG1); ancestral locus Anc_5.367) codes for MEDELEEDGDIDAAIKKADAKKKQSTVKQRREYLNLVSNITTPEDLETLMRKTFMESQTTVAAHKRELVILKALMVRAYALELNDKFNMTFCKLLSKILPLKRNIKPADKVVKFVSSFFENINPLKIRDGEELQVPIPASAFEEVHALFINKVVKYLMKGLDAKDTTVRYRSCQLLYHIIGNSGAMDEDLYESISDELSTKVYDKDAAVRVKAIAALACFQNEDGGSLSVAGKKIRFIMQNDLNAEVRRACLKHIEKNRYTEPFIVERARDVDTVNRRTLYTKILPTYSSVTEISSANRNKLLEWGLRDRDESVRNACANWLTNTWMSNANNNIMEFLDQLNVTESEIADTAVRVLLNRNTEIVNTFEFSKEFYDNLTPSLALLLRVTYEYCHDNQKEDVIDRLYPEAAEFAVLFEKFFVERTDNLQKISENREKLENDPNIVKELEIVDPDDYDYIVKQLLMIAVDYDYSDEFGRNKMYSILRSTLANNTITEPLLPLLMECLRKLAVNERDFCQMTVEIINDLKDNAYEKLMQEKKMEETQRRRESEEQRKRRKRRYGNEEEEEGDKGEEDLDKGNHEVSDLNERVAKLLNDDGDISDEQDSDDDSDEYHSAVNEMSRQSIIEANKSRQEEIDQVSALPPQVLTDCLTITKCMLQLVFSPLRENMLLISLLDNFIVPCVNERSEVEVRELALICHGLCGLLDKEVAVSTMVVAGIFVTRSDYESFVVTGLKVIGDLLTIHGISILQSESQISIDSMAVAKVFYRTLKDQSKPEAQTTVAITLFKLFLCGVITDDELFETTLLAYFNPKVNNNPSLKQCLTFCIPTYAFSHQDHQELIANIVYDTISRIYKDWPEIQRLNQENEIKKPITANFIIESLLYWTDPYNLAMVDEEEMEKSSNHLDVGIQFMKLLRNFDYNNKLHRTLYKPILRALSKLTFTSKADLTKLRKFSQCFDDETLCQGDLDEVLKGDAICKTNFLKSHTYVQDCLRDAEARAEANADTDDIVDAENNEANTEVENEATKNNVNSHEAVSGGHRPGKALSLHEDTSQIGSSHSTSNNTNAFNGEEKSDSSAVTVKRETKEEDNGDRVAEVGQELGASDSPVEVVQVIRKGRKTKKKGKSTTREHGSISKKSRKSTKGRKKLDDEYVVNLGRDSVKTHQDTSEIILLDSE; via the coding sequence atggaagatgagttagaagaagatggtgaTATTGATGCAGCTATTAAAAAAGCGgatgcaaagaaaaaacaatccACCGTGAAACAGAGACGTGAGTATTTGAACTTGGTATCCAATATTACAACACcagaagatttggaaacacTGATGCGCAAGACTTTTATGGAATCCCAAACTACAGTAGCGGCACACAAGCGTGAATTGGTCATTTTGAAAGCATTAATGGTTAGAGCATATGCTTTGGAGTTAAATGATAAGTTCAATATGACATTTTGTAAATTACTGAGCAAAATTTTACCACTGAAGAGGAATATCAAACCAGCTGACAAGGTGGTTAAATTTGTGTCttcattctttgaaaatataaatcCATTGAAAATTCGTGACGGAGAAGAACTTCAAGTACCTATTCCTGCTTCCGCATTTGAGGAAGTACATGCTTTGTTTATTAATAAGGTTGTCAAATATTTAATGAAAGGACTGGATGCTAAAGATACTACAGTGAGGTACAGATCATGTCAGTTATTATATCATATTATTGGAAACAGTGGTGCTATGGATGAGGATTTGTATGAATCTATATCAGATGAATTATCAACTAAAGTGTATGATAAGGATGCAGCTGTTAGAGTCAAGGCAATAGCTGCTCTCGCCTGCTTCcaaaatgaagatggtgGATCTCTCTCTGTTGCAGGGAAGAAGATTAGATTTATAATGCAAAATGACTTAAATGCAGAAGTAAGAAGAGCGTGTCTAAAacacattgaaaaaaatcgaTATACCGAACCATTTATTGTCGAACGTGCACGAGATGTTGATACAGTCAATCGACGGACACTATATACAAAGATCCTCCCAACCTATTCTTCAGTCACTGAAATTAGTTCTGCGAATCGAAATAAATTGCTCGAATGGGGATTACGTGACAGGGATGAAAGCGTCCGTAATGCGTGTGCCAACTGGCTAACTAATACATGGATGTCTAACGCTAATAACAATATTATGGAATTTTTGGACCAGTTGAATGTAACCGAAAGCGAGATTGCAGATACTGCAGTTCGTGTTCTGTTGAATAGAAATACTGAAATCGTGAATACATTTGAATTTAGCAAGGAATTTTATGACAATTTAACGCCATCATTGGCATTGCTATTACGAGTGACTTACGAGTATTGCCATGATAATCAAAAGGAAGATGTTATTGACCGACTATACCCTGAGGCCGCTGAGTTTGCCgtattatttgaaaagtttttcGTGGAAAGGACAGATAATTTACAGAAGATCAGTGAAAATAGGGAAAAGCTAGAAAACGATCCGAACATAGTTAAAGAATTGGAGATAGTTGACCCGGATGACTATGATTATATAGTTAAGCAGCTATTGATGATTGCCGTAGACTACGATTACAGCGACGAATTCGggagaaacaaaatgtATAGTATTTTGAGGTCAACATTGGCAAATAATACTATTACAGAACCATTATTACCGTTACTTATGGAGtgtttgagaaaattgGCTGTGAATGAGAGAGACTTTTGTCAAATGACtgttgaaatcatcaatgatttaAAAGATAACGCCTATGAAAAACTGAtgcaagagaaaaaaatggaggAAACGCAAAGGAGGAGAGAGTCAGAAGAACAGagaaaaaggagaaagagaagatatGGCAacgaagaagaggaagaagggGATAAGGGGGAAGAGGACTTGGACAAAGGTAATCATGAGGTTAgtgatttgaatgaaaGAGTTGCAAAATTGTtaaatgatgatggtgatatATCAGATGAGCAGGATTCAGACGATGATTCGGATGAATATCATTCTGCAGTAAACGAAATGTCTAGACAATCGATTATTGAAGCCAATAAATCGagacaagaagaaattgatcaaGTCTCGGCCTTACCACCACAGGTATTAACGGATTGCTTGACAATAACAAAATGTATGCTACAGTTGGTGTTTTCTCCCTTAAGAGAAAACATGCTTTTAATATCATTATTGGACAATTTCATTGTACCTTGTGTTAACGAGAGGTCTGAGGTTGAAGTGAGAGAGTTGGCGTTGATATGTCATGGACTATGTGGATTATTGGATAAAGAAGTTGCTGTTTCTACCATGGTTGTTGCTGGTATTTTTGTTACACGAAGTGACTACGAATCATTTGTTGTCACGGGATTAAAAGTTATTGGAGATCTTCTAACAATTCATGGGATTTCTATCCTACAATCTGAGAGTCAAATTAGTATTGATTCTATGGCAGTTGCTAAGGTTTTTTACAGAACATTGAAGGATCAAAGTAAGCCTGAAGCACAGACCACGGTTGCCATCACACTGTTCAAATTATTCCTCTGTGGTGTGATtacagatgatgaattatttgaaacCACGTTGTTGGCGTATTTTAATCCAAAGGTAAATAACAATCCATCCTTGAAGCAATGCCTAACCTTTTGCATTCCAACATACGCTTTTTCTCACCAGGATCATCAGGAGCTTATTGCTAATATTGTCTATGATACCATTTCCCGGATATATAAGGATTGGCcagaaattcaaagactGAACCAAGAGAATGAAATAAAGAAACCAATCACGGCAAACTTTATAATTGAAAGTTTACTCTATTGGACGGATCCATATAACTTGGCAATggttgatgaagaggagATGGAAAAAAGTTCTAACCACTTGGATGTTGGAATCCAATTCATGAAGCTATTAAGAAACTTTGATTACAATAACAAGCTCCACAGAACCTTATACAAGCCGATATTGCGTGCACTGAGTAAGTTGACATTTACATCGAAGGCAGACTTGACCAAGTTACGCAAATTTAGTCAGTGTTTCGATGACGAAACGTTGTGTCAAGGTGATTTAGACGAAGTACTAAAAGGAGATGCAATCTGTAAGacaaatttcttgaaaagtCACACGTACGTTCAGGATTGTCTTAGAGATGCTGAAGCACGTGCCGAAGCAAATGCCGATACAGATGACATTGTAGATGCAGAAAATAATGAGGCTAACACcgaagttgaaaatgaagcCACTAAGAACAATGTCAATTCACATGAGGCGGTATCCGGCGGCCATCGTCCCGGAAAAGCTTTGAGTTTGCATGAGGATACTTCCCAAATAGGAAGTTCTCATTCTACCTCGAATAACACCAACGCTTTCAACGGCGAAGAGAAGAGTGATTCGTCGGCTGTGACGGTGAAGAGAGAGACTAAGGAAGAAGACAACGGCGACCGGGTCGCAGAAGTAGGACAGGAACTGGGGGCCAGTGATAGCCCTGTGGAAGTCGTGCAAGTAATACGGAAAGGGAGAAAGACGAAAAAGAAGGGTAAATCTACTACAAGGGAACATGGCAGTATCAGCAAGAAGAGCAGAAAAAGCACTAAAggcagaaaaaaattagacGATGAATATGTTGTCAACCTCGGCAGGGACAGCGTTAAAACTCATCAGGATACATCTGAAATCATATTACTTGACTCTGAATAA
- a CDS encoding uncharacterized protein (PKUD0C01590), translated as MAQLSFQASNAIIYLTYGAMLFSGIAVAWYQLTRTSKGKNFLSSNGTSTGIPLALNFIASAMGCGILTSYTEIANIAGIQGLLVYVLAGGVPIAMFGLFGPIIRRRCPDGFVLTEWCRQRFGPIMGYGLSAATVLTIFLFMVGELTAINGAIETMTGISAIPCVVVECVVTTIYTSMGGFAVSFTTDTLQACFVLLVLIISCIGYGTQVHIDPALKHETYHQLMGSTRIGWMNFYILNVAILTNDALMSGFWLRTFAARTSKDLYIATGIASVVTTIICCLVGIPGILTVWTGDCTIGDPNGAYSFYILIAKMDKWIIGIVLIFCVVISTCTFDSLQSAVTSTISNDVFRNKFPIIYSRALVIVLMIPALMVAIFCSANVLQIYYIADLLSCSIIPIMFLGLSKHFYFLRGLDVIVGCLGSLLAVFIFGTIYYGSAKQGGLLLLIWNGTYDPNDWGAFGAFVITTFGCVVFGHLCAAVRIGITYLYCKYTGSEFRALDKPNNIAFGIGLDNKDDTVVTEFHEVPETESDEVSSIHKSVDVETTYDVHHLISSPRAATRAHIQLVHDVISEIEWKELLHLLV; from the exons ATGGCCCAACTATCTTTTCAGGCATCGAATGCTATTATTTACCTCACTTATGGTGCCATGTTGTTCTCTGGTATTGCTGTTGCTTGGTATCAGCTTACAAGAACTTCGAAGGGTAAAaactttctctcttcaaaCGGTACAAGTACAGGTATCCCACTTGCGCTCAATTTTATTGCTTCAG CTATGGGATGTGGTATTTTAACAAGTTATACCGAAATTGCCAATATTGCTGGTATTCAAGGTTTATTGGTCTACGTTTTGGCAGGTGGTGTTCCAATAGCCATGTTTGGGTTGTTTGGTCCTATTATTAGAAGAAGATGCCCAGATGGGTTTGTTCTAACTGAGTGGTGCCGTCAACGTTTTGGCCCAATTATGGGCTATGGTTTATCTGCTGCTACTGTTCTTActattttccttttcatgGTTGGTGAATTAACGGCTATCAACGGCGCAATTGAAACAATGACGGGTATCTCTGCTATTCCatgtgttgttgttgaatgtGTTGTGACTACAATTTATACTTCAATGGGTGGATTTGCAGTTTCTTTTACCACCGATACGTTACAAgcttgttttgttttgcttGTCTTGATTATAAGTTGTATTGGTTATGGTACACAAGTTCATATTGATCCTGCTCTTAAACACGAAACATATCATCAGCTGATGGGTTCTACTCGGATTGGCTGGATGAACTTTTACATCTTAAACGTTGCTATTCTCACTAACGATGCTCTTATGTCAGGTTTCTGGTTACGTACTTTTGCTGCAAGAACCAGTAAAGACCTTTATATTGCTACTGGTATTGCGTCTGTCGTTACTACTATTATTTGTTGCTTAGTTGGTATTCCGGGAATTCTTACTGTTTGGACCGGTGATTGCACAATCGGTGACCCAAATGGTGCCTATTCCTTTTACATTCTTATTGCAAAAATGGACAAATGGATTATCGGTATtgtgttgattttctgtGTTGTGATTTCGACATGTACTTTTGACTCACTACAATCTGCCGTAACTTCAACTATTTCTAATGATGTTTTCAGAAACAAATTTCCTATCATTTATTCTAGGGCCCTTGTCATTGTGTTGATGATTCCAGCTTTAATGGTTGCCATCTTTTGCTCAGCGAACGTGTTGCAGATTTACTATATTGCAGATTTATTATCATGTTCTATCATTCCAATCATGTTTTTGGGCCTGTCTAAGCATTTCTATTTTCTGCGTGGATTAGATGTCATTGTTGGGTGTTTAGGTTCTTTATTGGCTGTTTTCATATTTGGTACCATCTACTATGGCAGTGCAAAGCAGGGTGgtttgttattattgattTGGAATGGTACATATGATCCAAATGACTGGGGTGCTTTTGGTGCGTTTGTCATAACTACCTTTGGCTGCGTTGTATTTGGCCATTTATGTGCAGCTGTGCGTATTGGTATTACTTACCTTTACTGCAAATACACAGGTAGCGAGTTCCGTGCTTTAGACAAGCCCAATAATATTGCATTCGGTATCGGTTTGGATAATAAGGACGATACTGTTGTCACTGAATTCCATGAAGTTCCAGAAACAGAGTCAGATGAGGTATCCTCTATTCATAAATCggttgatgttgaaacaaCATATGATGTTCATCACCTCATTTCTAGTCCAAGGGCAGCAACAAGAGCCCATATTCAATTAGTCCATGATGTCATTAGTGAAATTGAATGGAAAGAATTATTACACTTACTTGTTTAG
- a CDS encoding uncharacterized protein (PKUD0C01600; similar to Saccharomyces cerevisiae YKR038C (KAE1); ancestral locus Anc_1.245) produces MHLNFDLRAKPGQEWFIGLGMEGSANKIAVGIVKQPLGDPSKSENRAVILSNVRDTYNAPPGQGFMPRDVARHHRNWVVRIVKRAIEEAQIEITDIDCICFTQGPGMGAPLQSVVIAARTLSMLWKVPLVGVNHCVGHIEMGREVTGADNPVVLYVSGGNTQVIAYSRQRYRIFGETLDIAVGNCLDRFARVLKIPNAPSPGYNIEQLAKRGSKFVELPYTVKGMDISMSGILEYIEEIARRGTEKVEDLCYSLQECLFAMLVEITERAMAHVNSNQALIVGGVGCNERLQEMMAIMARDRGGAVFATDERFCIDNGVMIAQAGLLEYRMGGATLVEDSVCSQKFRTDDVFVRWRE; encoded by the coding sequence ATGCATTTGAACTTTGACTTACGTGCTAAACCTGGCCAAGAATGGTTTATTGGTTTGGGAATGGAAGGATCAGCAAATAAAATCGCCGTGGGCATTGTGAAACAACCACTTGGTGACCCATCAAAAAGCGAAAATCGTGCAGTCATATTAAGTAACGTCAGAGATACATATAATGCTCCACCGGGCCAAGGATTTATGCCTCGTGATGTTGCAAGACATCATCGTAATTGGGTCGTTCGGATCGTAAAGCGTGCAATTGAGGAGGcacaaattgaaatcacaGATATAGACTGTATTTGTTTCACACAAGGTCCGGGTATGGGTGCTCCCTTACAGAGTGTGGTCATTGCTGCTAGAACATTGAGTATGCTGTGGAAGGTGCCACTGGTTGGTGTTAATCATTGTGTGGGACATATTGAAATGGGAAGGGAAGTTACAGGTGCTGATAATCCCGTTGTTTTATACGTCAGTGGTGGAAACACACAAGTTATTGCCTACAGTCGACAAAGATACAGAATATTTGGGGAAACCTTAGATATCGCAGTTGGTAATTGTTTAGATCGATTTGCAAgagttttgaaaatcccCAATGCACCGTCACCAGGCTACAATATAGAACAGTTGGCTAAGAGAGGGTCAAAATTTGTAGAGCTACCATACACTGTCAAGGGAATGGATATTAGCATGAGTGGAATTCTAGAGTACATAGAAGAAATTGCTAGACGTGGGACagagaaggttgaagattTATGTTACTCTCTCCAGGAATGTCTATTTGCCATGCTTGTAGAGATCACCGAACGTGCAATGGCTCATGTGAACTCAAATCAAGCTTTGATAGTCGGTGGTGTCGGTTGTAATGAAAGGTTACAGGAAATGATGGCAATTATGGCTCGTGACCGTGGAGGCGCTGTATTTGCAACCGATGAACGTTTCTGTATTGATAACGGTGTTATGATTGCACAGGCTGGTTTGTTAGAATATAGGATGGGCGGAGCAACATTGGTAGAAGATAGTGTATGTAGTCAAAAGTTTCGGACCGATGACGTTTTTGTCAGATGGAGGGAGTAA